One Psychrosphaera aestuarii DNA window includes the following coding sequences:
- the astD gene encoding succinylglutamate-semialdehyde dehydrogenase, with protein MSNSENKYINGQFINGEWVAGEGHLIGSLNPATDELLWESLTATEEQVDQAVKAARAAFLPWADKTVEERLTIIKRFAELLGEYKEPVALAIAKETGKPLWETRTEVGAMIGKIAISEKAYNERTGTTENPMPQGRAMLRHRPHGVVAVYGPYNFPGHLPNGHIVPALIAGNTVIFKPSELTPMVAQITVELWQKAGLPAGVLNLVQGEVETGKALANHPQIDGLFFTGSSGTGHLLHKQFAAQPGKILALEMGGNNPLIIQDAKNTDAVVHDIIQSAFISSGQRCTCARKLLLPKGAEGDVVLAKLIEATNSIVVGDSLDEASEQPFMGSMISDKAALGMVAAQQQLVELGGKVLVELTHLKEDTGFVSPGIIDCTDIADFPDDEHFGPLLKVFRFDDFDQAIEIANNTNYGLSAGLLSDDQELYNKFLSRIRAGIVNWNRPITGASSAAPFGGIGQSGNHRASAYYAADYCAYPVASVELEQVTMPETLSPGLSI; from the coding sequence ATGTCAAATAGTGAAAACAAATATATTAATGGCCAATTTATAAACGGCGAATGGGTTGCTGGCGAAGGACACCTAATTGGTTCTCTTAACCCTGCAACTGACGAATTGCTATGGGAGTCGTTAACCGCAACTGAAGAGCAAGTAGACCAAGCGGTTAAGGCTGCACGAGCGGCATTTTTACCATGGGCAGACAAAACCGTAGAAGAACGTTTAACTATTATCAAACGTTTTGCTGAATTACTTGGTGAATATAAAGAGCCAGTAGCACTTGCAATTGCCAAAGAAACGGGCAAACCGTTATGGGAAACTCGCACTGAAGTTGGCGCCATGATTGGTAAAATCGCCATCTCGGAAAAAGCGTACAATGAACGTACTGGTACAACAGAAAACCCAATGCCTCAAGGCCGCGCTATGTTACGTCACCGTCCACATGGTGTTGTTGCAGTTTATGGACCTTACAACTTCCCAGGCCACTTGCCAAATGGTCATATTGTCCCTGCCCTAATTGCCGGTAACACGGTTATCTTTAAGCCAAGTGAACTAACACCAATGGTTGCTCAAATTACTGTTGAGTTATGGCAAAAAGCTGGCTTACCAGCAGGCGTATTGAATTTAGTTCAAGGCGAAGTAGAGACTGGCAAAGCATTAGCAAACCATCCACAAATTGATGGCTTATTCTTCACGGGTAGCTCTGGTACAGGCCATTTGTTGCATAAGCAATTTGCTGCACAACCAGGCAAAATTTTAGCGTTGGAAATGGGCGGTAATAACCCACTAATTATCCAAGACGCAAAAAATACCGATGCCGTTGTTCATGACATTATTCAGTCCGCATTTATATCTTCAGGTCAACGTTGTACATGTGCAAGAAAGTTACTTCTACCTAAAGGTGCTGAAGGTGACGTAGTACTTGCTAAGTTAATTGAAGCAACAAACTCAATTGTTGTTGGCGACTCTTTAGATGAAGCTTCTGAGCAACCGTTCATGGGATCAATGATTTCTGACAAAGCAGCGCTTGGCATGGTTGCAGCACAGCAACAGCTAGTTGAATTAGGCGGTAAGGTTCTTGTTGAACTTACTCACTTAAAAGAAGATACCGGTTTTGTATCACCAGGTATTATCGACTGTACTGATATTGCTGACTTCCCAGATGATGAACATTTTGGTCCGTTATTAAAAGTTTTCCGTTTTGATGATTTTGATCAAGCAATTGAAATCGCAAATAATACAAACTACGGCTTATCAGCTGGTCTACTAAGTGATGATCAAGAACTTTACAACAAGTTCTTAAGTCGAATTAGAGCAGGTATTGTTAACTGGAATCGACCAATTACAGGAGCAAGCAGCGCTGCGCCATTTGGTGGTATTGGTCAATCTGGTAATCACAGAGCAAGTGCATACTATGCCGCTGATTATTGTGCATACCCTGTTGCATCGGTTGAGCTTGAACAAGTCACCATGCCAGAAACCTTAAGCCCTGGCCTAAGTATTTAA
- a CDS encoding DUF1338 domain-containing protein produces MHTNVNALFDNMWEKYLTVTPSAKQIHALLGEGNGKDVINDHIALRTFNLEKVSLDKLAQHFLSLGYKDGGDYDFEAKKLKAKHFEHADPTLPKVFISELLVEEFSENTQRIIKDLVEQIDESSVTADNFLYSGTQWKVSSNDYKVLLEESEYAAWMAAWGYIPNHFTVSVNQLTKFETLEQVNQKLKDAGFVLNASGGEIKGSAEVLLEQSSTMADKATVSFIDGDELVPSCFYEFAKRYEVKPGELYSGFVAASADKIFESTNVKG; encoded by the coding sequence ATGCATACAAATGTAAACGCTCTTTTTGATAACATGTGGGAAAAATATCTAACCGTTACTCCTTCAGCAAAACAAATCCACGCTTTATTGGGTGAAGGGAATGGCAAAGACGTTATCAATGATCATATTGCATTACGCACATTTAATTTAGAAAAAGTGAGCTTAGATAAACTCGCACAACACTTTTTATCACTTGGTTACAAAGACGGTGGTGACTATGATTTTGAGGCGAAGAAATTAAAAGCGAAACACTTCGAACACGCAGATCCAACTTTGCCAAAAGTGTTTATTAGTGAGCTATTAGTAGAAGAGTTTTCTGAAAATACCCAGCGTATTATTAAGGACTTGGTTGAACAGATTGATGAGTCTTCTGTGACTGCAGATAACTTCTTGTACTCAGGTACGCAATGGAAAGTTAGTTCTAATGACTACAAAGTGTTACTAGAAGAAAGTGAGTATGCGGCTTGGATGGCAGCTTGGGGATATATTCCGAACCACTTTACCGTAAGTGTAAATCAATTAACAAAATTTGAAACTCTTGAGCAAGTAAACCAAAAGCTTAAAGATGCAGGTTTTGTTTTAAATGCGTCTGGTGGCGAAATAAAAGGTTCTGCGGAAGTATTATTAGAGCAGTCTTCAACTATGGCTGATAAAGCTACAGTTTCTTTTATCGATGGTGATGAGTTAGTGCCAAGTTGTTTTTATGAGTTCGCAAAGCGTTACGAAGTAAAACCTGGCGAGCTTTATTCAGGATTTGTTGCAGCTTCTGCTGATAAGATCTTTGAAAGTACTAACGTAAAAGGTTAA
- a CDS encoding DUF3802 family protein, whose translation MVTDKTAYVELMNYLTSSKDIFVQSESETLSDITLEVLVENEISTQIINLCSQHEDLETNHRSIIVREVDGIVYDMQQVLAEYWDKPVNQTQIEFITEFTSLIKNVFDSAIADLLD comes from the coding sequence ATGGTCACAGACAAAACCGCCTACGTAGAACTAATGAACTATCTTACAAGTAGTAAAGATATTTTTGTTCAATCAGAGAGTGAAACTCTTTCTGATATTACATTAGAGGTGTTAGTTGAAAATGAAATTTCCACTCAAATTATAAACCTTTGTAGCCAGCATGAAGACCTAGAAACTAACCATAGGTCTATCATAGTTCGTGAAGTAGACGGCATAGTTTATGACATGCAACAAGTGCTGGCTGAATACTGGGATAAACCAGTAAATCAAACACAGATAGAATTCATTACCGAATTTACCTCTCTTATTAAAAATGTATTCGACAGCGCTATCGCTGACCTACTCGATTAA
- a CDS encoding OsmC family protein, translated as MKANVSWREGMAFEGQTESGHKIVLDGSNPGSGPSPMEMVLLSAATCSAIDVVSILEKARQTFKNVEVEVDAERAETVPKVFTKIHLKFIVTGTAVAESHVERAVRLSADKYCSVAKMLEASVAISHDYEIKEL; from the coding sequence ATGAAAGCAAATGTATCATGGCGTGAAGGTATGGCCTTTGAAGGTCAAACGGAGTCAGGACACAAAATAGTGTTAGACGGCAGTAACCCTGGTAGTGGTCCAAGTCCGATGGAAATGGTGCTATTGTCAGCGGCAACTTGTAGCGCGATTGATGTTGTGTCTATTCTTGAAAAAGCACGTCAAACTTTCAAAAATGTTGAAGTTGAAGTCGATGCTGAACGAGCGGAAACCGTTCCTAAGGTATTCACTAAAATTCACCTTAAATTTATTGTGACAGGCACTGCGGTTGCAGAAAGCCATGTAGAACGAGCAGTTCGTTTATCTGCTGATAAATATTGCTCAGTTGCGAAGATGCTTGAGGCTAGCGTCGCTATTTCGCATGACTATGAAATAAAAGAGCTTTAA
- the speD gene encoding adenosylmethionine decarboxylase, protein MQSKLKLHGFNNLTKSLGFCIYDVCYAQTEAQRQQYIEYIDEQYNADRLTDILTEVCDIIGANILNVARQDYDPQGASVTILVSEEEIKSPDEVDQSETPGPIPESVVSHLDKSHICVHTYPEIHPHDGICTFRADIEVSTCGVISPLKALNYLIHALESDIVTLDYRVRGFTRDTEGNKHYIDHEINSIQNFIGDDILDQYNMIDVNVYQENMFHTKMMINNNDLNNYLFGLSTDDLSEEEQQEIRDKLQREMQEIFYGRNIY, encoded by the coding sequence TTGCAATCTAAACTTAAACTTCACGGTTTTAACAACTTAACAAAGAGCTTAGGCTTTTGTATTTATGACGTCTGTTATGCCCAAACCGAGGCTCAACGCCAACAGTATATCGAATATATCGATGAGCAATACAATGCTGATCGTTTAACAGATATTCTTACTGAAGTGTGCGACATCATAGGTGCAAACATCTTAAATGTTGCTCGTCAAGATTATGATCCTCAAGGTGCTTCGGTTACTATTTTAGTAAGTGAAGAAGAAATTAAGTCTCCAGATGAAGTGGATCAAAGTGAAACGCCAGGACCTATCCCAGAGAGTGTCGTAAGCCATTTAGATAAGAGCCATATTTGTGTCCATACTTATCCTGAAATTCACCCTCACGATGGTATTTGTACCTTTAGAGCTGACATAGAAGTATCAACTTGTGGCGTTATCTCTCCACTTAAAGCCTTGAACTATCTAATTCATGCATTAGAGTCAGACATTGTTACTTTAGACTACCGTGTGCGCGGTTTTACCCGTGATACGGAAGGCAACAAACATTATATTGATCATGAAATAAACTCTATTCAAAACTTTATCGGTGATGACATTCTTGACCAATACAACATGATCGACGTAAATGTATATCAAGAGAATATGTTCCACACCAAAATGATGATCAACAATAACGACTTAAACAACTATCTATTTGGTTTAAGTACAGATGATTTGAGTGAAGAAGAACAACAAGAAATACGTGATAAATTACAACGAGAGATGCAAGAGATCTTCTACGGTCGTAATATATATTAA
- a CDS encoding acyl-CoA thioesterase, which yields MFAIKIQPRFQETDALAHINNTVIPVWFESARPGIFKIFNPTQDLDNWNLIIAKIEVNYVAQIHYKHEVEIRTHVSKIGRSSLNILQEVWQQGSRVAWGECVMVKFDYKTNTSSAITDNERDQLTEHLVDKDELLKS from the coding sequence ATGTTTGCTATAAAAATCCAACCCCGATTTCAAGAGACGGACGCACTAGCACATATCAATAACACTGTGATACCCGTTTGGTTTGAAAGTGCACGCCCTGGTATATTTAAAATTTTTAATCCAACGCAAGACTTAGATAATTGGAATTTAATTATTGCCAAAATTGAGGTTAATTACGTAGCACAGATTCATTACAAACATGAAGTCGAGATACGGACTCATGTCAGTAAAATAGGCCGTTCTTCATTAAATATTTTGCAAGAAGTGTGGCAACAAGGCTCGCGAGTCGCTTGGGGTGAATGTGTAATGGTCAAGTTTGACTATAAGACCAACACATCGTCAGCTATCACAGACAACGAACGAGACCAATTAACCGAACATTTAGTAGATAAAGATGAGTTGTTAAAAAGCTAA
- a CDS encoding putative bifunctional diguanylate cyclase/phosphodiesterase, producing the protein MNIEHLNKLLFEKANTLSSIASGQASHEQLDQVCLDLENTISIPNAQCAIFEKIGDNFYFIAAPSNKIERLNDIDEVPLSYFGYKPDRPASFDLKYRSFELESNIQTPSEPTATPSSPTNILHTVGVPIINDDNCLIGLMVLFSNQELAVNRRQVEFLKFFSHFTSAILTAITASRDNELKIEALKKSNEKFRAFTKVMPDLALIIDETGLYEDVHGSPDNLVYISATEIINQNVNDIFPPADAEKIMSVIGAALATDKTQEYEYSIQGDSGVAIFEGRITPIHYNTDESEKAKHVLWMARDVTEAKKTQKKVKQLAYFDPLTQLPNRRMFNERLELTVDSKAMSQEFGAILFLDLDEFKRINDSLGHSAGDKLLKDVSERLRSTLRKSDILARIGGDEFVILVENVGKTLEQAQLEISIVANKVQDAFTAKFEIEELVFQVSCSIGICVIDGTTNAQNIMKFADTAMYNSKRQGGNSYSYYDPQKQTLLDRQLTFESDIVSAIENRQFCAFFQPQVDRYGKLCGAEALIRWLHPDKGMIPPDEFISVAEQFGLIQSLQDIVLEDICKLIKTLEVEAILPQDFKVSINISHSQFKSTNFRRLLMDTLDKFNVDPSFITLEITESMLSHDISQTVQQMNEIARTGFTFSIDDFGTGYSNLSNLHAYPVQELKIDKSFVDRILDSSGLSIVETIISLAKNLEMRVVAEGVEDEKQVAVLKGRDVDILQGYYFSKPLQFEDYVQWHKNNLLAF; encoded by the coding sequence GTGAATATAGAACATCTGAACAAACTGCTATTTGAAAAGGCAAATACACTATCGTCAATTGCAAGTGGTCAAGCTAGTCACGAACAATTGGATCAAGTGTGCCTGGATTTAGAGAATACGATTTCTATTCCGAATGCACAGTGTGCAATTTTTGAGAAAATAGGCGACAACTTTTATTTTATAGCCGCTCCGAGCAATAAAATCGAAAGATTAAATGACATTGATGAAGTCCCTCTTTCTTATTTTGGGTATAAACCTGATAGGCCAGCGTCTTTCGACTTGAAATACCGCTCCTTTGAACTTGAGTCTAATATACAGACTCCGAGTGAGCCAACTGCAACACCTTCTTCTCCAACAAACATTTTACATACTGTTGGCGTGCCTATTATTAATGATGACAATTGTTTGATTGGACTTATGGTTCTTTTTTCTAATCAGGAGCTAGCTGTTAATCGAAGGCAAGTAGAGTTTTTAAAGTTTTTTAGCCATTTTACATCAGCGATACTAACGGCTATAACTGCATCGAGAGACAACGAACTAAAAATTGAAGCGTTAAAAAAGAGTAATGAAAAATTTCGAGCATTCACCAAAGTAATGCCAGACTTAGCTTTGATCATTGACGAAACTGGTTTGTACGAAGATGTTCACGGCTCGCCAGATAACTTAGTTTATATTTCCGCTACAGAGATTATTAACCAAAATGTAAATGATATTTTTCCGCCAGCAGACGCGGAAAAAATAATGTCAGTTATAGGTGCTGCATTAGCCACAGACAAAACCCAAGAATATGAATACTCCATTCAAGGTGACTCTGGAGTAGCTATATTTGAAGGTCGTATTACGCCCATTCATTATAATACCGATGAGTCAGAAAAAGCCAAGCATGTGCTTTGGATGGCCAGAGACGTAACTGAGGCAAAAAAAACACAAAAGAAAGTAAAGCAATTAGCTTATTTTGATCCTCTGACGCAGCTACCAAATCGTAGAATGTTTAATGAACGTTTAGAGCTTACCGTTGATAGCAAAGCGATGTCGCAAGAGTTTGGGGCTATTTTGTTTTTAGACTTAGATGAATTTAAGCGCATTAACGACTCGTTAGGGCACTCAGCGGGTGATAAGCTGCTAAAAGATGTATCCGAGCGATTGCGTTCTACATTAAGAAAAAGCGACATCTTAGCCCGCATTGGTGGTGATGAGTTTGTTATTTTGGTAGAGAATGTCGGAAAAACACTCGAACAGGCGCAGTTAGAAATATCAATTGTTGCAAATAAAGTTCAAGACGCTTTTACAGCTAAGTTTGAAATTGAAGAATTAGTCTTTCAAGTATCTTGTAGTATTGGCATTTGCGTTATCGATGGCACAACAAACGCGCAAAACATTATGAAATTTGCCGATACCGCGATGTATAACTCAAAACGGCAAGGGGGGAATAGTTATAGTTATTATGATCCTCAAAAACAAACGCTACTAGATAGGCAGTTAACCTTCGAATCTGACATTGTTTCTGCTATTGAAAATCGACAATTTTGTGCCTTTTTTCAACCTCAAGTCGACCGTTATGGCAAATTATGCGGTGCAGAGGCGCTTATAAGGTGGCTTCACCCTGACAAAGGCATGATTCCTCCAGATGAGTTTATTTCAGTAGCAGAACAATTTGGCTTGATACAAAGTTTACAAGATATTGTTCTTGAAGATATATGTAAGCTAATTAAAACCCTAGAAGTGGAAGCTATTCTTCCTCAAGACTTTAAGGTTTCAATAAATATTAGCCACTCACAATTCAAGTCGACAAATTTCAGACGTTTGTTAATGGATACATTAGATAAATTTAATGTGGATCCTAGCTTTATCACTCTTGAAATCACAGAGAGCATGCTTTCTCATGATATTTCACAAACAGTTCAACAAATGAATGAAATCGCTAGAACAGGTTTTACATTTTCAATTGATGATTTTGGCACGGGTTATTCAAACTTATCGAATTTACATGCTTATCCGGTTCAAGAGCTGAAAATAGATAAATCATTTGTCGATCGAATATTAGATAGTTCTGGTTTGAGCATAGTCGAAACCATCATTAGCCTAGCAAAAAACTTAGAGATGCGTGTGGTTGCTGAAGGTGTTGAGGATGAAAAACAAGTCGCTGTACTAAAAGGAAGAGATGTTGATATTCTGCAGGGTTATTATTTTTCTAAGCCACTGCAGTTTGAAGACTACGTACAGTGGCATAAGAACAATTTATTAGCTTTTTAA
- a CDS encoding MFS transporter — protein sequence MAFILPFVFAVWATLLNNFVIEKAAFTGAEIGMLQSIREIPGFLAFTAIYILLFIKEQRFAIYSIAVLSIGVAFTGYFPTEYGLYVTTFIMSIGFHYYETTQQSLTLQWVDKKESAHFLGQALAMKSFASLLAFGGIWVLMEWLEVTYKTTYLIAGGVGFAVALLLFFGFPMYEQPHVQTKKIVLKKNYMLYYALTFLSGARRQIFMVFAGFMMVEKFGYSVGEISLLFGVNYIFNLLFASKIGQWVGKIGERRALTFEYVGLIFVFVGYALVETAEIAAALYVIDHMFFALAIAIKTYFQKIADQKDIAATASVSFTINHIAAVIIPVMLGLVWLYSSTLVFMIGASFAICSLIISQLIPDQPSEDKPFRFSTSPKPKPIDFNAK from the coding sequence ATGGCCTTTATTTTACCGTTTGTTTTTGCGGTTTGGGCTACCTTGCTCAATAACTTCGTCATTGAAAAAGCGGCTTTTACCGGTGCCGAGATTGGTATGTTGCAGTCAATCCGAGAGATACCAGGATTTTTAGCGTTCACGGCTATTTATATTTTGCTTTTTATAAAAGAGCAACGATTTGCAATATATTCAATAGCGGTATTGAGTATAGGCGTCGCATTTACCGGTTATTTCCCTACTGAGTACGGTTTGTACGTGACGACCTTTATAATGTCTATCGGCTTTCATTATTACGAAACAACGCAGCAGAGCCTCACTTTGCAATGGGTCGATAAAAAAGAGTCTGCACATTTTTTAGGACAAGCCTTAGCGATGAAGTCATTTGCATCATTACTGGCTTTTGGCGGCATTTGGGTGTTAATGGAATGGCTTGAGGTAACCTACAAAACGACTTACTTAATTGCAGGTGGTGTTGGTTTTGCGGTGGCATTATTGCTATTTTTTGGCTTTCCTATGTACGAACAACCTCATGTGCAAACTAAAAAAATAGTGCTTAAAAAGAACTACATGCTTTACTACGCGTTAACTTTTCTAAGTGGCGCTCGAAGACAAATCTTTATGGTCTTTGCCGGCTTTATGATGGTTGAAAAGTTTGGTTACAGTGTTGGTGAAATTAGTTTGCTGTTTGGCGTCAACTACATATTTAACTTGTTATTTGCCAGTAAAATAGGGCAGTGGGTTGGAAAAATCGGTGAGCGTCGAGCGTTAACCTTTGAATATGTTGGACTTATATTTGTATTTGTCGGCTATGCATTAGTCGAAACCGCAGAAATTGCCGCAGCCTTGTATGTCATTGATCATATGTTTTTCGCGTTGGCCATTGCCATAAAAACGTACTTTCAAAAAATTGCTGATCAAAAGGATATAGCCGCTACAGCCTCTGTTAGCTTTACAATTAACCATATTGCGGCAGTAATAATACCCGTGATGTTAGGTTTAGTATGGTTATATTCAAGTACTTTAGTGTTTATGATTGGAGCGTCTTTTGCAATCTGTAGCCTTATTATTAGTCAGTTGATCCCAGATCAACCTAGTGAGGATAAACCATTTAGATTTAGCACAAGCCCAAAACCAAAACCAATAGACTTTAATGCAAAGTAA
- a CDS encoding manganese-dependent inorganic pyrophosphatase encodes MPNYVVGHKVPDSDSICSAIALSYLKTELGQETVPARLGELSPETMFILNRFGFEQPELKLSYAGESLYIVDHSDRVQGPDDIDDATILGIIDHHKLGDITTSTPLECWIRPVGCTNTIIKMMYDFEGIAIPKDIAGAMMMAILSDTVLFKSPTCTTADIKCVEALAEIAGVEDYMDLGMEMFKVKSDVEGTPARDLVLRDFKDFNMKGQLVGIGQLEVIDLAMLDEMKDDLHADLQALKEEGNRHSVILLLTDIMKEGSELLVVSDDPSVIEKAFDVTLVNNRVWIDGVLSRKKQVVPPLQDSFVA; translated from the coding sequence ATGCCAAATTATGTAGTGGGCCATAAGGTTCCAGATTCAGACTCTATTTGTTCTGCCATCGCGTTGTCTTATTTAAAAACTGAACTTGGTCAAGAAACTGTGCCTGCACGTTTAGGTGAGTTGTCACCTGAAACTATGTTCATTTTAAATCGTTTTGGCTTTGAGCAACCTGAGCTTAAATTAAGCTATGCTGGAGAAAGCCTTTATATTGTTGATCACTCAGATCGTGTACAAGGTCCAGACGATATCGACGATGCGACTATCTTAGGCATTATTGATCACCACAAACTTGGCGACATCACCACATCTACACCATTAGAGTGTTGGATTCGTCCGGTTGGTTGTACAAATACTATCATTAAAATGATGTATGACTTCGAAGGCATCGCTATCCCTAAAGATATAGCTGGTGCAATGATGATGGCTATTTTAAGTGATACTGTTTTATTTAAATCGCCAACGTGTACAACTGCAGATATAAAATGCGTTGAAGCACTAGCGGAAATTGCAGGTGTTGAAGATTACATGGATTTAGGCATGGAAATGTTTAAAGTAAAATCTGACGTAGAAGGTACGCCTGCACGTGACCTTGTGCTTCGTGATTTTAAAGACTTTAACATGAAAGGACAGTTGGTTGGTATTGGTCAGTTAGAAGTGATTGACCTTGCCATGCTAGATGAAATGAAAGACGACTTACATGCTGACCTTCAAGCATTAAAAGAGGAAGGCAATCGTCATTCCGTAATTTTATTGCTAACAGATATTATGAAAGAAGGTTCAGAACTTTTAGTCGTTTCAGACGATCCAAGCGTAATAGAAAAAGCATTTGATGTAACTTTGGTTAACAATCGTGTGTGGATTGACGGCGTTCTAAGCCGTAAAAAACAGGTAGTGCCACCATTACAAGATAGCTTTGTTGCTTAG
- a CDS encoding class 1 fructose-bisphosphatase, whose product MKRLAPELRKEGVELDLISLIRTILAACKDISFRVGQADLSGVLGSTLNENIQGETQKKLDILSNQLLKDMLLESGFVRAIASEEEDYIVEGQHGGRFLVAFDPLDGSSNIDVNSLTGTIFSILPVPEDKLDGAPITEQDFLQPGRNQVAAGYVMYGPSTILALTTGKGVHFYTLDKTHGSFLKTREDIAIPEETQEFAINSSNQHKWDIPMQRYIRDILDGKAGIRGKNFNMRWIACMVGDVHRILCRGGIFTYPRHTDNPDKPNKLRLLYEANPMGLLVEQAGGLISTGEQNILDIQPTELHQRVPVILGSKQEVKICLDYHNQ is encoded by the coding sequence ATGAAAAGACTAGCTCCTGAGTTACGAAAAGAAGGCGTTGAACTAGACCTGATTTCTTTAATTAGAACCATATTAGCGGCGTGTAAAGATATCTCTTTTCGAGTAGGGCAAGCGGATTTGTCTGGTGTATTAGGCTCTACCTTAAATGAAAACATTCAAGGTGAAACACAGAAAAAACTAGATATATTGTCTAATCAACTTCTCAAAGATATGTTGTTAGAGTCTGGTTTTGTAAGGGCGATCGCGTCAGAAGAGGAAGATTACATTGTTGAAGGTCAGCATGGTGGTCGGTTTTTAGTAGCATTTGACCCGTTAGATGGCAGTTCTAATATAGATGTAAATAGCTTAACTGGTACGATATTTTCAATTCTTCCGGTACCAGAAGATAAGTTAGATGGAGCGCCAATTACCGAACAAGACTTTTTACAGCCGGGACGTAATCAGGTTGCTGCGGGTTATGTTATGTATGGCCCATCTACAATTTTAGCGCTGACTACTGGCAAAGGTGTACATTTTTATACGTTAGATAAAACCCATGGCTCGTTTTTGAAAACACGCGAAGACATCGCAATACCTGAAGAAACGCAAGAGTTTGCCATAAACAGTTCTAATCAGCATAAATGGGATATCCCAATGCAGCGTTATATTCGTGACATCCTTGATGGCAAGGCGGGTATTCGAGGCAAAAACTTTAATATGCGCTGGATAGCTTGCATGGTTGGTGACGTACATCGAATTTTATGTCGTGGAGGCATCTTTACTTATCCTCGCCATACTGACAATCCTGACAAGCCAAACAAATTACGTTTATTATACGAAGCAAACCCTATGGGTTTATTAGTTGAGCAAGCTGGTGGCCTGATTTCGACGGGCGAGCAGAATATTTTGGATATTCAGCCTACGGAACTTCATCAACGAGTACCGGTTATTTTAGGCTCCAAACAAGAAGTTAAAATCTGCCTTGATTACCACAATCAATAA